The Coffea arabica cultivar ET-39 chromosome 8e, Coffea Arabica ET-39 HiFi, whole genome shotgun sequence genome window below encodes:
- the LOC113703548 gene encoding inactive poly [ADP-ribose] polymerase RCD1 isoform X3, with protein sequence MESKRVKVVENGRRIGVDLQKTKAPKSSAQVIRATNKKLSVRSDSISSLNKTGKRKRQDGRKTNCQLHSTKSLLKNYSNFIKSGLPERFLLHENGEWTDFPQDKVDLVRTEFRVKNPAIEMKFHGEPVILDILYMVQVELTTGSQKPIAWIDEEGRCFFPELYGHGHCQTEADRDEAFVGNDLNGSQEIKLHLEIDVNGLNSGNLEEVEESNIGVKKMRMEQESVKNPRQLDYDGKQDAYSDAKLNHTVGDNNRIGGDFMEASSKIVDAGTIRNMFQKATKPFFKVSISGINKCSSSLLQTRLDLFEKQLEIIKKVRGKANVQYAWLPCSKDAVFSIMTYGLGHGLPEPRIKYGIGVHLSSVNCAYSSVSNCDVDENGERYVVLCRVILGSIELLQPGSQQCHPSSEKFDTGVDNLESPSQYIVWNMNVNTHIYPEYVVSFRMPTDTEGAEVAEENRLDLSGVTSQEPQGKLQLGQAAVQRQKKISRDDFIIKLRLIVGDQLLKSTITSLQCKLPPNSACPLEAQ encoded by the exons ATGGAGTCAAAGAGAGTTAAAGTTGTTGAAAATGGCCGTAGGATTGGTGTTGACTTACAGAAAACAAAGGCACCTAAGTCTTCGGCTCAGGTAATTAGAGCAACCAACAAGAAGTTGTCAGTACGATCTGACAGTATTTCATCCCTGAACAAAACAGGAAAGAGGAAAAGACAGGATGGGCGCAAGACAAATTGTCAGTTGCACTCAACGAAGTCTTTGCTGAAGAACTACTCAAACTTCATCAAGAGTGGGCTGCCAGAGCGCTTTCTGCTTCACGAGAATGGCGAGTGGACCGATTTTCCTCAAGACAAGGTGGACTTGGTCAGAACAGAGTTTCGAGTCAAGAATCCTGCAATTGAGATGAAGTTCCATGGTGAACCTGTGATCCTAGATATCTTATACATGGTCCAGGTTGAGCTGACAACTGGTTCACAGAAACCTATAGCTTGGATTGATGAAGAAGGTAGATGCTTCTTTCCTGAATTATATGGGCATGGACACTGCCAAACTGAGGCAGATAGAGATGAAGCTTTTGTTGGTAATGACCTAAATGGATCTCAAGAAATCAAGCTACATTTGGAGATAGATGTAAATGGACTTAATAGTGGTAATTTGGAGGAGGTGGAAGAATCCAACATTGGGGTCAAGAAGATGAGGATGGAGCAAGAATCTGTTAAAAATCCTAGACAGTTAGATTATGACGGCAAGCAGGATGCTTACTCAGATGCTAAATTGAATCATACTGTTGGGGATAATAATCGTATTGGTGGAGATTTCATGGAAGCTTCATCCAAAATTGTTGATGCAGGAACTATTAGAAATATGTTCCAGAAGGCAACGAAGCCATTCTTCAAAGTGAGCATATCTGGAATCAATAAATGTTCTAGTAGCTTACTGCAGACTCGGTTGGACCTTTTTGAGAAGCAGCTTGAAATTATCAAAAAGGTTCGTGGGAAAGCCAATGTCCAGTATGCTTGGCTTCCTTGTAGTAAAGATGCAGTGTTTAGCATTATGACCTATGGGCTTGGGCATGGGTTGCCTGAACCAAGGATCAAATATGGTATTGGAGTACACCTCAGCAGTGTAAATTGTGCTTATTCCAG TGTGAGTAATTGCGATGTTGACGAAAATGGAGAGCGATATGTGGTACTTTGTCGTGTCATATTGGGAAGTATCGAACTTCTCCAACCTGGATCCCAACAGTGTCATCCAAGTAGCGAAAAGTTCGACACTGGAGTTGATAATTTGGAGAGCCCAAGTCAATATATTGTCTGGAATATGAATGTGAACACTCATATCTACCCAGAATATGTTGTCAGTTTCAGGATGCCCACAGATACCGAAG GAGCTGAGGTTGCTGAAGAGAACCGACTTGATTTGTCTGGAGTTACTAGTCAGGAGCCTCAGGGGAAATTGCAGCTGGGTCAAGCTGCTGTTCAGCGG CAAAAGAAAATCAGCCGGGATGATTTCATAATCAAGCTGAGGTTGATAGTGGGTGATCAGTTGTTGAAGTCCACAATTACCAGTCTCCAGTGCAAG CTGCCACCCAATTCCGCATGCCCATTGGAAGCTCAATAA
- the LOC113703548 gene encoding inactive poly [ADP-ribose] polymerase RCD1 isoform X1: MESKRVKVVENGRRIGVDLQKTKAPKSSAQVIRATNKKLSVRSDSISSLNKTGKRKRQDGRKTNCQLHSTKSLLKNYSNFIKSGLPERFLLHENGEWTDFPQDKVDLVRTEFRVKNPAIEMKFHGEPVILDILYMVQVELTTGSQKPIAWIDEEGRCFFPELYGHGHCQTEADRDEAFVGNDLNGSQEIKLHLEIDVNGLNSGNLEEVEESNIGVKKMRMEQESVKNPRQLDYDGKQDAYSDAKLNHTVGDNNRIGGDFMEASSKIVDAGTIRNMFQKATKPFFKVSISGINKCSSSLLQTRLDLFEKQLEIIKKVRGKANVQYAWLPCSKDAVFSIMTYGLGHGLPEPRIKYGIGVHLSSVNCAYSSVSNCDVDENGERYVVLCRVILGSIELLQPGSQQCHPSSEKFDTGVDNLESPSQYIVWNMNVNTHIYPEYVVSFRMPTDTEGAEVAEENRLDLSGVTSQEPQGKLQLGQAAVQRGRECLLSRSSQAEAATIGLSSSKAPKSPWMRFAVLFEAIADKITPTEMHSVHTYYEMFRQKKISRDDFIIKLRLIVGDQLLKSTITSLQCKLPPNSACPLEAQ, from the exons ATGGAGTCAAAGAGAGTTAAAGTTGTTGAAAATGGCCGTAGGATTGGTGTTGACTTACAGAAAACAAAGGCACCTAAGTCTTCGGCTCAGGTAATTAGAGCAACCAACAAGAAGTTGTCAGTACGATCTGACAGTATTTCATCCCTGAACAAAACAGGAAAGAGGAAAAGACAGGATGGGCGCAAGACAAATTGTCAGTTGCACTCAACGAAGTCTTTGCTGAAGAACTACTCAAACTTCATCAAGAGTGGGCTGCCAGAGCGCTTTCTGCTTCACGAGAATGGCGAGTGGACCGATTTTCCTCAAGACAAGGTGGACTTGGTCAGAACAGAGTTTCGAGTCAAGAATCCTGCAATTGAGATGAAGTTCCATGGTGAACCTGTGATCCTAGATATCTTATACATGGTCCAGGTTGAGCTGACAACTGGTTCACAGAAACCTATAGCTTGGATTGATGAAGAAGGTAGATGCTTCTTTCCTGAATTATATGGGCATGGACACTGCCAAACTGAGGCAGATAGAGATGAAGCTTTTGTTGGTAATGACCTAAATGGATCTCAAGAAATCAAGCTACATTTGGAGATAGATGTAAATGGACTTAATAGTGGTAATTTGGAGGAGGTGGAAGAATCCAACATTGGGGTCAAGAAGATGAGGATGGAGCAAGAATCTGTTAAAAATCCTAGACAGTTAGATTATGACGGCAAGCAGGATGCTTACTCAGATGCTAAATTGAATCATACTGTTGGGGATAATAATCGTATTGGTGGAGATTTCATGGAAGCTTCATCCAAAATTGTTGATGCAGGAACTATTAGAAATATGTTCCAGAAGGCAACGAAGCCATTCTTCAAAGTGAGCATATCTGGAATCAATAAATGTTCTAGTAGCTTACTGCAGACTCGGTTGGACCTTTTTGAGAAGCAGCTTGAAATTATCAAAAAGGTTCGTGGGAAAGCCAATGTCCAGTATGCTTGGCTTCCTTGTAGTAAAGATGCAGTGTTTAGCATTATGACCTATGGGCTTGGGCATGGGTTGCCTGAACCAAGGATCAAATATGGTATTGGAGTACACCTCAGCAGTGTAAATTGTGCTTATTCCAG TGTGAGTAATTGCGATGTTGACGAAAATGGAGAGCGATATGTGGTACTTTGTCGTGTCATATTGGGAAGTATCGAACTTCTCCAACCTGGATCCCAACAGTGTCATCCAAGTAGCGAAAAGTTCGACACTGGAGTTGATAATTTGGAGAGCCCAAGTCAATATATTGTCTGGAATATGAATGTGAACACTCATATCTACCCAGAATATGTTGTCAGTTTCAGGATGCCCACAGATACCGAAG GAGCTGAGGTTGCTGAAGAGAACCGACTTGATTTGTCTGGAGTTACTAGTCAGGAGCCTCAGGGGAAATTGCAGCTGGGTCAAGCTGCTGTTCAGCGG GGAAGAGAATGTCTGCTTAGCCGAAGCTCTCAGGCTGAAGCTGCTACTATTGGGTTGAGCAGCTCCAAGGCTCCTAAATCTCCTTGGATGCGTTTTGCTGTCTTATTTGAAGCTATAGCAGATAAAATTACTCCTACAGAAATGCACTCAGTGCATACATATTATGAAATGTTTAGG CAAAAGAAAATCAGCCGGGATGATTTCATAATCAAGCTGAGGTTGATAGTGGGTGATCAGTTGTTGAAGTCCACAATTACCAGTCTCCAGTGCAAG CTGCCACCCAATTCCGCATGCCCATTGGAAGCTCAATAA
- the LOC113703548 gene encoding inactive poly [ADP-ribose] polymerase RCD1 isoform X4: protein MESKRVKVVENGRRIGVDLQKTKAPKSSAQVIRATNKKLSVRSDSISSLNKTGKRKRQDGRKTNCQLHSTKSLLKNYSNFIKSGLPERFLLHENGEWTDFPQDKVDLVRTEFRVKNPAIEMKFHGEPVILDILYMVQVELTTGSQKPIAWIDEEGRCFFPELYGHGHCQTEADRDEAFVGNDLNGSQEIKLHLEIDVNGLNSGNLEEVEESNIGVKKMRMEQESVKNPRQLDYDGKQDAYSDAKLNHTVGDNNRIGGDFMEASSKIVDAGTIRNMFQKATKPFFKVSISGINKCSSSLLQTRLDLFEKQLEIIKKVRGKANVQYAWLPCSKDAVFSIMTYGLGHGLPEPRIKYGIGVHLSSVNCAYSSVSNCDVDENGERYVVLCRVILGSIELLQPGSQQCHPSSEKFDTGVDNLESPSQYIVWNMNVNTHIYPEYVVSFRMPTDTEGAEVAEENRLDLSGVTSQEPQGKLQLGQAAVQRQKKISRDDFIIKLRLIVGDQLLKSTITSLQCKC, encoded by the exons ATGGAGTCAAAGAGAGTTAAAGTTGTTGAAAATGGCCGTAGGATTGGTGTTGACTTACAGAAAACAAAGGCACCTAAGTCTTCGGCTCAGGTAATTAGAGCAACCAACAAGAAGTTGTCAGTACGATCTGACAGTATTTCATCCCTGAACAAAACAGGAAAGAGGAAAAGACAGGATGGGCGCAAGACAAATTGTCAGTTGCACTCAACGAAGTCTTTGCTGAAGAACTACTCAAACTTCATCAAGAGTGGGCTGCCAGAGCGCTTTCTGCTTCACGAGAATGGCGAGTGGACCGATTTTCCTCAAGACAAGGTGGACTTGGTCAGAACAGAGTTTCGAGTCAAGAATCCTGCAATTGAGATGAAGTTCCATGGTGAACCTGTGATCCTAGATATCTTATACATGGTCCAGGTTGAGCTGACAACTGGTTCACAGAAACCTATAGCTTGGATTGATGAAGAAGGTAGATGCTTCTTTCCTGAATTATATGGGCATGGACACTGCCAAACTGAGGCAGATAGAGATGAAGCTTTTGTTGGTAATGACCTAAATGGATCTCAAGAAATCAAGCTACATTTGGAGATAGATGTAAATGGACTTAATAGTGGTAATTTGGAGGAGGTGGAAGAATCCAACATTGGGGTCAAGAAGATGAGGATGGAGCAAGAATCTGTTAAAAATCCTAGACAGTTAGATTATGACGGCAAGCAGGATGCTTACTCAGATGCTAAATTGAATCATACTGTTGGGGATAATAATCGTATTGGTGGAGATTTCATGGAAGCTTCATCCAAAATTGTTGATGCAGGAACTATTAGAAATATGTTCCAGAAGGCAACGAAGCCATTCTTCAAAGTGAGCATATCTGGAATCAATAAATGTTCTAGTAGCTTACTGCAGACTCGGTTGGACCTTTTTGAGAAGCAGCTTGAAATTATCAAAAAGGTTCGTGGGAAAGCCAATGTCCAGTATGCTTGGCTTCCTTGTAGTAAAGATGCAGTGTTTAGCATTATGACCTATGGGCTTGGGCATGGGTTGCCTGAACCAAGGATCAAATATGGTATTGGAGTACACCTCAGCAGTGTAAATTGTGCTTATTCCAG TGTGAGTAATTGCGATGTTGACGAAAATGGAGAGCGATATGTGGTACTTTGTCGTGTCATATTGGGAAGTATCGAACTTCTCCAACCTGGATCCCAACAGTGTCATCCAAGTAGCGAAAAGTTCGACACTGGAGTTGATAATTTGGAGAGCCCAAGTCAATATATTGTCTGGAATATGAATGTGAACACTCATATCTACCCAGAATATGTTGTCAGTTTCAGGATGCCCACAGATACCGAAG GAGCTGAGGTTGCTGAAGAGAACCGACTTGATTTGTCTGGAGTTACTAGTCAGGAGCCTCAGGGGAAATTGCAGCTGGGTCAAGCTGCTGTTCAGCGG CAAAAGAAAATCAGCCGGGATGATTTCATAATCAAGCTGAGGTTGATAGTGGGTGATCAGTTGTTGAAGTCCACAATTACCAGTCTCCAGTGCAAG TGCTAA
- the LOC113703548 gene encoding inactive poly [ADP-ribose] polymerase RCD1 isoform X2, whose product MESKRVKVVENGRRIGVDLQKTKAPKSSAQVIRATNKKLSVRSDSISSLNKTGKRKRQDGRKTNCQLHSTKSLLKNYSNFIKSGLPERFLLHENGEWTDFPQDKVDLVRTEFRVKNPAIEMKFHGEPVILDILYMVQVELTTGSQKPIAWIDEEGRCFFPELYGHGHCQTEADRDEAFVGNDLNGSQEIKLHLEIDVNGLNSGNLEEVEESNIGVKKMRMEQESVKNPRQLDYDGKQDAYSDAKLNHTVGDNNRIGGDFMEASSKIVDAGTIRNMFQKATKPFFKVSISGINKCSSSLLQTRLDLFEKQLEIIKKVRGKANVQYAWLPCSKDAVFSIMTYGLGHGLPEPRIKYGIGVHLSSVNCAYSSVSNCDVDENGERYVVLCRVILGSIELLQPGSQQCHPSSEKFDTGVDNLESPSQYIVWNMNVNTHIYPEYVVSFRMPTDTEGAEVAEENRLDLSGVTSQEPQGKLQLGQAAVQRGRECLLSRSSQAEAATIGLSSSKAPKSPWMRFAVLFEAIADKITPTEMHSVHTYYEMFRQKKISRDDFIIKLRLIVGDQLLKSTITSLQCKC is encoded by the exons ATGGAGTCAAAGAGAGTTAAAGTTGTTGAAAATGGCCGTAGGATTGGTGTTGACTTACAGAAAACAAAGGCACCTAAGTCTTCGGCTCAGGTAATTAGAGCAACCAACAAGAAGTTGTCAGTACGATCTGACAGTATTTCATCCCTGAACAAAACAGGAAAGAGGAAAAGACAGGATGGGCGCAAGACAAATTGTCAGTTGCACTCAACGAAGTCTTTGCTGAAGAACTACTCAAACTTCATCAAGAGTGGGCTGCCAGAGCGCTTTCTGCTTCACGAGAATGGCGAGTGGACCGATTTTCCTCAAGACAAGGTGGACTTGGTCAGAACAGAGTTTCGAGTCAAGAATCCTGCAATTGAGATGAAGTTCCATGGTGAACCTGTGATCCTAGATATCTTATACATGGTCCAGGTTGAGCTGACAACTGGTTCACAGAAACCTATAGCTTGGATTGATGAAGAAGGTAGATGCTTCTTTCCTGAATTATATGGGCATGGACACTGCCAAACTGAGGCAGATAGAGATGAAGCTTTTGTTGGTAATGACCTAAATGGATCTCAAGAAATCAAGCTACATTTGGAGATAGATGTAAATGGACTTAATAGTGGTAATTTGGAGGAGGTGGAAGAATCCAACATTGGGGTCAAGAAGATGAGGATGGAGCAAGAATCTGTTAAAAATCCTAGACAGTTAGATTATGACGGCAAGCAGGATGCTTACTCAGATGCTAAATTGAATCATACTGTTGGGGATAATAATCGTATTGGTGGAGATTTCATGGAAGCTTCATCCAAAATTGTTGATGCAGGAACTATTAGAAATATGTTCCAGAAGGCAACGAAGCCATTCTTCAAAGTGAGCATATCTGGAATCAATAAATGTTCTAGTAGCTTACTGCAGACTCGGTTGGACCTTTTTGAGAAGCAGCTTGAAATTATCAAAAAGGTTCGTGGGAAAGCCAATGTCCAGTATGCTTGGCTTCCTTGTAGTAAAGATGCAGTGTTTAGCATTATGACCTATGGGCTTGGGCATGGGTTGCCTGAACCAAGGATCAAATATGGTATTGGAGTACACCTCAGCAGTGTAAATTGTGCTTATTCCAG TGTGAGTAATTGCGATGTTGACGAAAATGGAGAGCGATATGTGGTACTTTGTCGTGTCATATTGGGAAGTATCGAACTTCTCCAACCTGGATCCCAACAGTGTCATCCAAGTAGCGAAAAGTTCGACACTGGAGTTGATAATTTGGAGAGCCCAAGTCAATATATTGTCTGGAATATGAATGTGAACACTCATATCTACCCAGAATATGTTGTCAGTTTCAGGATGCCCACAGATACCGAAG GAGCTGAGGTTGCTGAAGAGAACCGACTTGATTTGTCTGGAGTTACTAGTCAGGAGCCTCAGGGGAAATTGCAGCTGGGTCAAGCTGCTGTTCAGCGG GGAAGAGAATGTCTGCTTAGCCGAAGCTCTCAGGCTGAAGCTGCTACTATTGGGTTGAGCAGCTCCAAGGCTCCTAAATCTCCTTGGATGCGTTTTGCTGTCTTATTTGAAGCTATAGCAGATAAAATTACTCCTACAGAAATGCACTCAGTGCATACATATTATGAAATGTTTAGG CAAAAGAAAATCAGCCGGGATGATTTCATAATCAAGCTGAGGTTGATAGTGGGTGATCAGTTGTTGAAGTCCACAATTACCAGTCTCCAGTGCAAG TGCTAA
- the LOC113703548 gene encoding inactive poly [ADP-ribose] polymerase RCD1 isoform X5 produces the protein MESKRVKVVENGRRIGVDLQKTKAPKSSAQVIRATNKKLSVRSDSISSLNKTGKRKRQDGRKTNCQLHSTKSLLKNYSNFIKSGLPERFLLHENGEWTDFPQDKVDLVRTEFRVKNPAIEMKFHGEPVILDILYMVQVELTTGSQKPIAWIDEEGRCFFPELYGHGHCQTEADRDEAFVGNDLNGSQEIKLHLEIDVNGLNSGNLEEVEESNIGVKKMRMEQESVKNPRQLDYDGKQDAYSDAKLNHTVGDNNRIGGDFMEASSKIVDAGTIRNMFQKATKPFFKVSISGINKCSSSLLQTRLDLFEKQLEIIKKVRGKANVQYAWLPCSKDAVFSIMTYGLGHGLPEPRIKYGIGVHLSSVNCAYSSVSNCDVDENGERYVVLCRVILGSIELLQPGSQQCHPSSEKFDTGVDNLESPSQYIVWNMNVNTHIYPEYVVSFRMPTDTEGAEVAEENRLDLSGVTSQEPQGKLQLGQAAVQRLKHVGNGNLSSLCSVT, from the exons ATGGAGTCAAAGAGAGTTAAAGTTGTTGAAAATGGCCGTAGGATTGGTGTTGACTTACAGAAAACAAAGGCACCTAAGTCTTCGGCTCAGGTAATTAGAGCAACCAACAAGAAGTTGTCAGTACGATCTGACAGTATTTCATCCCTGAACAAAACAGGAAAGAGGAAAAGACAGGATGGGCGCAAGACAAATTGTCAGTTGCACTCAACGAAGTCTTTGCTGAAGAACTACTCAAACTTCATCAAGAGTGGGCTGCCAGAGCGCTTTCTGCTTCACGAGAATGGCGAGTGGACCGATTTTCCTCAAGACAAGGTGGACTTGGTCAGAACAGAGTTTCGAGTCAAGAATCCTGCAATTGAGATGAAGTTCCATGGTGAACCTGTGATCCTAGATATCTTATACATGGTCCAGGTTGAGCTGACAACTGGTTCACAGAAACCTATAGCTTGGATTGATGAAGAAGGTAGATGCTTCTTTCCTGAATTATATGGGCATGGACACTGCCAAACTGAGGCAGATAGAGATGAAGCTTTTGTTGGTAATGACCTAAATGGATCTCAAGAAATCAAGCTACATTTGGAGATAGATGTAAATGGACTTAATAGTGGTAATTTGGAGGAGGTGGAAGAATCCAACATTGGGGTCAAGAAGATGAGGATGGAGCAAGAATCTGTTAAAAATCCTAGACAGTTAGATTATGACGGCAAGCAGGATGCTTACTCAGATGCTAAATTGAATCATACTGTTGGGGATAATAATCGTATTGGTGGAGATTTCATGGAAGCTTCATCCAAAATTGTTGATGCAGGAACTATTAGAAATATGTTCCAGAAGGCAACGAAGCCATTCTTCAAAGTGAGCATATCTGGAATCAATAAATGTTCTAGTAGCTTACTGCAGACTCGGTTGGACCTTTTTGAGAAGCAGCTTGAAATTATCAAAAAGGTTCGTGGGAAAGCCAATGTCCAGTATGCTTGGCTTCCTTGTAGTAAAGATGCAGTGTTTAGCATTATGACCTATGGGCTTGGGCATGGGTTGCCTGAACCAAGGATCAAATATGGTATTGGAGTACACCTCAGCAGTGTAAATTGTGCTTATTCCAG TGTGAGTAATTGCGATGTTGACGAAAATGGAGAGCGATATGTGGTACTTTGTCGTGTCATATTGGGAAGTATCGAACTTCTCCAACCTGGATCCCAACAGTGTCATCCAAGTAGCGAAAAGTTCGACACTGGAGTTGATAATTTGGAGAGCCCAAGTCAATATATTGTCTGGAATATGAATGTGAACACTCATATCTACCCAGAATATGTTGTCAGTTTCAGGATGCCCACAGATACCGAAG GAGCTGAGGTTGCTGAAGAGAACCGACTTGATTTGTCTGGAGTTACTAGTCAGGAGCCTCAGGGGAAATTGCAGCTGGGTCAAGCTGCTGTTCAGCGG CTAAAACATGTTGGGAATGGTAATTTGAGTTCACTCTGCTCTGTTACTTAA